Within Wyeomyia smithii strain HCP4-BCI-WySm-NY-G18 chromosome 2, ASM2978416v1, whole genome shotgun sequence, the genomic segment TGCCTCGTTAGAGTAGCATCGTTTCTCGAAACTAACTGGGAGGGTTAGTAAAatattaggatttttttttgtttttcgaaaacCAGCATTTAAAACCCCATTGATTTTGTGACTATTcgcagtccaaataagcactgacgaagacgctaagtaagcgttgaaatacgtacatgcaagtgataagtgaaaagtgatagagttaaatagtgaaagtggataaaaagtgtaatgtgtaaCTATTCGATAATCAACACTAGTATTGCTGtagtttttgaaatattcacGATTTGAAGTATAATTTAATGCTCGGATTgtttttgtttggatttaaataacacagtgcaacatttttttgccttggcttctatgtatgatttttcgatgaagtttgatgcgaaaataaattttccggagtttgaacatatttcaacttaaggagcaacaatggcgccattttgaatttttgagaaactggaaatttttgaggttttttcgacgccattttgttttaagaccaaatatcaaaattctaagagtttgtccacatattaccatctttttacccatcttttgaaaaaaaaaaacagatcttaaatcggacaaaatctgagctcaaaacggtgattctacaaaATCGGTTTCagcatagttttagtatttttcacaaagcaaaataatatcgattatttctgggcattaatggtaattcgctaatatcttaaagtagtagtcaaattatatcttattttgagttaaaaagtctcagaaatcgaatcgtgggtgtctgatcaacgtaaaatgtcagcaaaatgtcgattttgccccaattcccctacaatacaaaaataggtttatctgctgacattttacgtagatcagacacctaccattcgatttctgagacttttttactcaaaataagatataatttgactacctttttaagatattagcgaattaccattaatgctcagcaataatcgaaattattttgctttgtgaaatatactaaaactatgccaaacccggtttcgtagaatcaccgttttgagctcagtttttgtccgatttaagacctttttttcaaaagatgggtaaaaagatgctaatatgtggacaaactgttggaattttgatatttggcctcaaaacaaaatggcgtcgaaaaaaccacaaaaatcaacggtttctcaaaaattcaaaatggcgccattgttgccccttaagttgaaatatattcaaactcgaggaaatttagttttgcatacaaatacacaaaaaaattatatatagaagccaagccagaaaaaagtcaatttttgttgtacTGTGTAATCATTAATTTATTTCGTAGTTTAAAACTTTACTTTTCATCTTttaaaaaacttctttttctcCATATCGGCCTGCAaaacattagatttttttttgttaatcgaAAACAAGTGTATAAAGGCCCCAAAAACTACTCGATAATGTGTATTGCGGCAGTTTCGGGAAAAATTCCGATTTGAAATATAGTTTATTGATCCAATTTTGTTGTTAATTGGATTTGAATAATCATTTATAAGAAGTTTACTCGAAAGTTAGCCttggaaaaatatcaaattttgcaGGGTAGTGGAAAGTGTCTGGCCACTATTTCGGCCACAaacgaaatgtgaaaatgaggtcagtaataaacaaaaataaatgctTAATATATATTTAACCGCGTTGTTACTTTTTTGATTCACATTAAACTCAAATGACCAGAGAATCAAGATAATCGAACACGTCTAGAATTACGGAAAAAACTTTAGTTATACTTTTTAGTATACAAACGATGCAGCGATTATTCCGATTTTGAAATTATCGATTTTGCGGCAGTTATATGCAATCCAATATCTACCATTACGACAAGTTTATCTGAGTACAATGTATTGAACTGTTTCCAGTGTTATCCCAGGTAACCAAGTTTAAATTAGCCAAATGAAACAAATCTAAAACATTTCTTCGAAATTAACCAACATTACTTGAAATTACCTGTGCAACGCGTTAGATATCTGCTTCAGTGATTGACCGACTTCATGCACCAATTTCTCGTTGTCTTGCACATTCTTACTGCCCGCAGATCTAAGTGATCGCGATTGATTTTCGACCCGGGTGACTAGCTCCCGGAAATGAAACTTAGTGTGAGGTGGAAGCATTTCATGCTCAGCAAATGTTACACAGCTGGATTGCAGACTGTTGAGGCGTTCACTCAACTGCAGCCATTGAGAAGCAGAAATAGAGTTAACTGGAAGCTTGAGACTACCCTCCAAGAGGGTCACTAATTCTAAAATCCCTTCACGACTGACcgctgatgatgatgacgctGGTCCGGAAGATGAAGATGCAGTTGATTTTTCCGAGAGGAGGGAGCTGTTGCTATCGTTAGATTTCGATGTCGTATTACTGGTACTGATTGAATTTGTCACAGTGGACAGCGGAGCTTGTGTTTGAACAGGAGTAGCGTAAATAGAACTAAATTTTGACGGTttaacaggaacagctggtttTTTCGTCTGAGCTAATTGAGGCTGTTGCTGTGTGTCATCATTTTGGCCGGAGCTACTACTATTCGTTGTTGTGGTTGTACTAGGAGTGCAAACACCAGAGGTTTCCATATCATCCGGGTTATTATTCAACTTTAGATTTGCCACACCTTTTACACCTAATTTAGGACTAAGTTGAGAGGTTTGTTCAATAGGTGATTCCTTTGCTTCCCATAATTTTTTCAAACTGCTTATGCTACCAGTACTTTTTCGTTTATCGCCGTCATCTCCAGTGTTAAGGCCGCTGCCAACCGATAAATGTTCACCTTTACTAATACCGCCACTCTCTGAGTTCACGCATTTTTTATCTTCTTGACttaattcaattttaatttcagtCTTTTTTAGCTCAATTATTTTATTGCTATCGATTGGTGCTGCCACACTAGTGACAAGTGGCGTATCGATTGATgtctttttcaatttcaaagagTTGATCTCGTTATTCTCCAAAAGCAGTCTATTTATCGAGGATGGCTCAGTCGCAGATGTGCCATTGCGATTTGTCCCATTCCGAAGAAATAGGATGTCATTTTTTTTACCCTTGATTTCACTGTCACTTGAAGAGAGATCACTTATCGATGCTGATTGGTTATTATTTATAATGTTACTATTGTTGTTGTTGGCATTGCTGGAGGACAGTTTATTGTTATTGTCTGTACTACCAGAATCGCCACAGCCTTGTGTAACACTAGGATCCGTTCCTGTTGTTCCATTACTGGTAGCAACCGATGAAGATTCATTACTATTATCCACTTTACGCAGGCGTGATTTAAAATCGATAATGCTGGTAGATTCCTCCTTTTTGGGAATTTGAGTTGGAATTCGTTTTGggtctattttttttaactgagcTTTGAAAGATGGTTGTGGCACTGTATTTCCTCCGTTTGTTTCAGCAGATTTTGCTGATGTTTTTCTCAGAGCCATTACATCGCTAGATTTATAGTGGAGAGCCACATCCATAACTGGGGGTGGAAGTGGCGGGGGTGGTTTCGGATGGCTCGTGTTTTCCGTTAATTCACTGACTAGTTGTAATACTGGATCAGCTGCGGATTTCTGCGGAAGATAATTACTATCCGGGGTATTTAACTTTGGCACAATTCCCTTTTCCTTGATTTCGGTAGCAAGCTTCGCTTTGTTCTCTCTCAAACTAGGTGGCGGTGGTATCGGAATGGTCGATGGTTCGTTACAACTCGAATGAACCATAGCATCAGCAGGGCTACCCAGAGAACTGCACGAGTCTGTTGATGGTTCCCGTTTACGCAAACTTACGCCAAACCGTGAACTCGCTTCTTCAACACTTGGTTCAGTGTTTGAAACATCGTTGGATGGTTTCAAGAGCTTTTCTAACGGTGGTCCTAGTTGCTGCTGGACCTCGAACTCTTCTGGCGGAGGTGGCAAATCTACCGGTGGCGGAGGGAATTCCAAGTCAGCAAGCGTAGGTGGCATAGATCGCTTGGGACTGTTGTTTCCAACAGTACCACGAAAAGAAGAGAATGTCATCATCGACCCATCAGTTGTGGTTCGATGTCTTTGTAATTTGGAAAGGCTAGCGGTGGCAGAGTTAGCCATAGTAACACCGCTGGAGGAGTTACTGCGTATCATCTGCGGTTGTTGTTGAGGATGTTGCTGTTGCGCTTTAATAGCGTTCCGCTGTGCGACTTGCAAGCTGTTAGAAATAACATTAGCAGCAGTTACTGGTGGTGGGGGATCTGGAGGAACGGAATTCGATTGCATTTGAGTTACTACAGGTTGACCACTCGAACTTTCGGATTGACGCAGAGACTCTAGATACGCTCCAATTCGTGCTCCTTTCGGTAAGGTGCCATATCGATTAATAGCTTTTTTCACGTTTTGCACCTCCAATGCTCCAACAACTGGTTGGCCAGCTGCATTAATTGTCATTCCAGTTGGTGGAGTACCAGCTCCTAAAAGAACTTGATCTCTTCGTGGAGCTCCTTGTGGCAATCGTTTACTGCTGCGTGTTTCCAATCCACGATTACCCATTATAGGAACGCGCTTGAAGGAACTTTGTTGTGAGGAGGACTTTTGGAAGTTACCAATAGGTTCTTGGCTGTCGGTATCGGTATCTGGAGTAATCTCTGTCTGCTCGTTCTCAGAATCTGTGGCTCTGTGCAATAGATTAGCTAAATCCCGGGAAAAGCCTGCAATTGTAGATGTGTCATATTATTATTGTGTAAATCAACAATTATTGTATTATTGGGTGTTATGAAAGAATTAATCTTGGTAGTATTTTATGTTAGTATTCATAAAAAATGTATACTAGTGCTTAGcgataacaataaaaatatcaTATAAATACTGTTCAATGAACGACGAATGACTACCTGAGGTAAATGGTAAGtaaatgaaattgaaaaaagatGAAGATAAGTACAACATGTACTAGTTAATCCTAgggaattgttatgatgttaAAATTACCTTCAGCATATTTTCTTCGCAAGTGACAGTTTGTTTGCTTATAGTTGTTGCTTTTGACATTCACTCCGTTAttatcaaattgttttttttttattgagaaaATATTTATTGTAGGTAGTTCATGTTGATTTTACACCAGAACTCgctacataaaataaatattttattttaactcCAATTTGTGCGTTAAAAGTTAACTGAAGATCGAATGCAGGTAAAATATGTTAATTTTTTGATTACTTTGCAGTCAAATAGCTTAAATAATTACGGTCAAAAATATGTTCCAAATATTAAATACCAGAATAGGATTAttattacaaacattttaaagcTGAGTTAAGCAAACCTAACACTTCAATTCCAAAAGAAAATACCTCGAAATAGTTTATCAATAAGGAAACTACTGCAAGAAGTCGATTTAGTGATGGGTATAATACCGTTTGTATTTTGATCGCCTTCGCAAGGTTTGCCACTATCTTCGTCTCGGTAAGTGGAATCTCGACTAGATGAAAGCAAGCTAAAAGATGAGAAAATTGGAAACGTTAACCattgtaacaaaaaaattatcacCTTATAACTAACCTTGTACGCTTAGGTGGTGCGGGTGCTGTTTTACCTCGCTTGTTGGTGGTCCTGCGCATTTGTACCCCTGTCGTAGAAGTTTTGTTCGCAAACGTGCTAAGTTTTGAACTTGAACCAGTATCTGTGGAAACCAATTCTATTTGAAAATATAGAGAGTCAATAAGATCAAAATTTTACATACCAGAGATCGGCGTAACAGCAGGCTCTGTATGCTGAGATTGTTGCGCGCCCATTTGAGGCTTTTTACCCAACTGTGGCGTAAGCTGGATGGATAAAGCTGCGCCCTGCAACTGCTTTTCTACAGCTTCTGTGATGGATGATTCCTGTCAACAAAAAATCTATGCGGATAAGAAAAATTAGCGTTTGGAGTCACAATATTTTCAATTACCTGAAACATATGCTCAAGATCATGATGTATGCTCTTAAAGGTTGGTCGTTCCAAAGCGTTCCATTGCCAACATTTTCTCATCAACTCGTATACTTCTGGTGGACAGCCGGGAGGTCGCTCCATTCGATAGCCAGATTCGAGACGATGAAAAACTTCGGTAAGATCTATACCTGGGTAAGGTGACATACCATATGTGGCTATTTCCCATAGAAGAACACCAAATGCCCAGACATCAGACTTGGTACTAAATTTGTTATATGCCAATCCTTCTGGGGCAGTCCATTTGATAGGAAACTTGGCTCCAGCATGAGCAGTATAAGTGTCGTCTCGCATTAATCGGGCCAGCCCGAAATCTGCCACCTTAACAAGATTATTGTCTCCTACAAGACAATTTCTTGCCGCCAAGTCACGGTGAATAAAGTTACGACTCTCCAGATAACTCATACCTGAGGCAATCTGGGTTGCCATATACAGTAAAGCAACGGCATCTAATGTTTCTCGACCAGTTGAACGGAGGAAATCCAGCAAATTGCCATGACTCATAAACTCGGTTATAATGTAGAATGGTGGTTCTCTTGTACATACACCTGATGGAAAAACAAGAAATTATGAAAAGCAGTTATAAAGTTTGACtgagttgaaattttgatttaaatggtATTTAGAAATTTAAATCAAACCATCTTGAAAACTGCAAAAATATTCGAACTAAACCTCATTATTCGTATAATTTGATTAAGGTGGGATAAGTTTTAAGCATCTAACTAAACATTAGAATTTTGATACTGGAACTTAAAACCGACTAGAAACGAGAATTCAGTCAgctataactgttttatttttcgagAGGTAAAGGAACAGAACTTTTCGTCGGACGCTTTGCTAGGAAAAAGCCCGTAAACTTAACAATATTGGATTTGCTAATGTTTCGTTTCAAATATTGATGATAAGagcgatttttgtttttttttaagttgaggTTAGACTTCAAAATATCTTATCATGAAATAACATTGCACAAGAATAGAAGACTTGGTTTTTCATATGAAGTATGTACAACATATAAATGAATAACGTATTGAATTCTTATCACTTAACAACAATATCGTATAGGGTTATTTTCAGGAACGATTTCATCAATAAGAGATTTTACAAACATTGAGTTTATCAGTATTAAAAGTTCAGTACATACCTATTAGTTGTACCAGATTCGGATGTTTCATTTCTTTCATAATAGCGGCTTCCTCAAGAAAGTCCTTTAACGCCATCGTATCTTCTTTAAGTGTCTTAACTGCTACCGTATTACCATATCGTTTCCATACTGCCTCGTAAACCTCCCCATATTGACCACCACCAAGTTTGTGTTTCATCACAATGTCTGTTCGACAAATTTCCCACTCGTCTGGTTCAGGACTCAAGGGAAACACGGTCGGTTTGTTCTGCTTTGGTGCCGGATATAGAAGTGGTGTAATCAGTCCGTGGCCCTCGTGTAGGACACTATGATGGTGAACTAACTCCgctaaagtattgaatttagcTTCCGCTGTCACATAGACTTTTCCGTCGGAATCTTCGGATATCCTATAGTGATAAACCCGACCATCGTACCTCAAACTTATACTTCGTTGGCCAGGAGAACTTTCACTTTCTCGTACCAAAAAGCTGCCATTGATTCCGGAGCTAAGTAAATATTCAGCAGCATTACGGGATATAGGGCCATGGTACCATGAGTGCTTTTCCAATGAATTCAATGGAGTTACATAGTTCGATGGAACCCATCCAACATGACCAGAATCAGAATGTGCTTCACACCATTCACCGGATTTATTATATGATAGAATACGCACTTGTTCACCCTTTCGTAGACTCAACTGATTTTCACCACCGGCTTTGAAATCGTACAGAGCAACAAAAAGTTGAGGATCATCTTCTTCCGGACCAGGTGCTAGTAAATTTTCTTTGGAAGTCCATCGGTGCGCGTTTTCGAAACTTGATTGAGCTGTGTTAGAGCTGCCTTGGGAATGCATCGTTCCAGTATGATTTTCCGAACTATCCTGATTTTGAGCGAGTACATCAGCAGATAGTAGACTACCAGGCGGTGGGATATGAGGCAATGGGCGGGATTGCAACAACGCTTCTGCGAAGAAGAgaagtaaaacaaaaataaattagtttagttatcattttcagagaacatacatatttgcattGCAGGCATAGGCGTTCCTCAGGACTTCCATCGTctccatcagttatacgagtcgaatgaaaaagttagtcaacattacGCTTtaagaagagatctggcacctctgccatgtgaaacctagttgttATCTCTAGGTAAAACAGGTTCAGGCAAGTTTTTAGATATATTTGTAAACACTTCATCCGGTGTGTCTGCTAAAAATTTACACTGCGAGAAATTTTCCTTTGGTTCTGTCAGAAAAACTTTGTTGTAGAACGAGGGTCGTGCTATTGACCCTGCACAAGTAAATAAGATTTTTAAGGTTGTTCGCACCTACGAGAATTcgcatatgcaattgtcaatttatgtgtgaaattgTGAAAGCAAAAATATGGGTTggtaacgaaaggctgaaactcaaaaggctgaaacccggaaggctgaaactcgaaagtctcaaaagtatgtttcataacgaaaggctgaatgcacaaaaggctgaaaccacaaaaggctgaatgaacgaaaggctgaaacatgaaaggctgaaacttttgtaacttgaatcataatcgttgaaaaattcggacACATGGATAACAAACCTTTATATAGTGACAGAGTTCAATGTTTGCGTATCAATTGGTTCGTGCAATGCAAAGTTAATTTTCGGCAACATTTGAATCTATACACACTTGACTCTTGTACACGTTTCCTAGATGATTCAGGGCGagacggccgaaggccgcgagtgtgcgccggcgacccgccgtcggaagcgccggccactgcgggggggcagcccccccgcagaaatcacctctgtataggttcgttcattttcctaggtctactgactcgtaggggtgatcccctagtttagtccgaacgagcgatagcgagtaaggacagcatacatctcGGACAATCGAGTCGGCCGTAGGCCGCGAGTGTTCTTTTAGAAATGAACTTTGTGAATTTCAGCCTTATGATTTTCAGCTTTTtgtgattcagcctttcgtgttttcagccttatgtagttttcagcctttcgtgatttcagcctttcgaatttcagcctttcgtgtttcagccttttgagtttcagcctttcgtagtagacccaAAAATATTACCTTCCGCACGTAAAAatcaaaccaatatcaacagagtcgtcagggccaattccCATAGTTGTTGTGTAAGCAAACAGGCTGCAAAGTATAAAACCGGTGATCCGTGGTCGGCGGTGGAGACCCCACGCCCCAATGCGAAAGCCTTGGTAAATTTGACAATTcattgaaatttcaattttttttaaattaaatctaAGACCACAAACAAATGAGACGTGCATGACTATATGAGACAGCACTTGTCGCAAACATAACCTCGTATTACAAAAATGAAGGCACTATCATCACACTGAAACATTTGTCACTAAGCTActatgtttttgataataaaacaaatagcaaaatcaacgaaatattctatagggcgggggcctagtgtggttggtaacgtctccgccaaccacgctcgacgcctgggttcgaatcccaccgccgacataggtgttgatggttgtgaggtggcgtgatccactcacaaccaacccaactggtctagattcaatcctagccgacaccgggagattttctgaggcgaaaaatctctgggatcacgcctttcatcgcatgaggaagtaaagccgttggcgccggtccgttaataaacgggtcgtgagttggggtcctgggtgtggagtcgcctgcctgggcgtcggtgattggccacaacagtggcggaactagaccgacggaaaataagcgagaataaaaaaaaaaaaaacgaaatattcTACATCAACAAACCAAATTTTGTGCTTTGCTGATACTATGAAAAGTTTTCGGATACCAAAGAAATCGATGGgcaccaatgttttttttaacttatttatttgacacggcacaaacaATGCACTTTAGCTCAACGATGCCAGCTACAGGTTGATATGTACTGGTTTGTATGTAAAAAATCCAGTAATGCTAAAATTATCGAAATCTGATAACAGTTATGAAAAAATCGAGACTATTGGATGGGTTTTTGTTCAGAAATGATTTAGGTACATCCCGCTTATTACTATACCTTTTGAATAGGAATACGTTATAATTTTTGATAAACTGATGATAAACGTGAGTTAATGATAATGTTATAATTCACCACTGATATGATTGGCATTTAAAAAAAGTCCTCCATTTATAATAAAACGCAAAAAAAGAGATCAATTACTTAGAATAATgagaataataatgataacgaTAACAAAATGGGCATCTACTAAACTCTATAAATGAGTTTATCGTCAACTAAGTCACAATAATTAAGTTAAATTGAATGAAACATTAAAAGCATCAAAAGAATTAATTCGTAGAGACGAACCAGTTCGAAGACTGAAAGTCTctataataaagaaaaaaaaaactaattcatCAGCCAGTTTAAAATAAAAGATGTTTGCAAATAGAAAAAGAAATAAACTTCAGCATGTACGATTTAACCCCCATATAAACCGTTTTACCAGCAGTAGAGCAGCTCAACTTAGTCAATAGTATAATGTTACCTCTGATGAAAAAAGATTATTCCCATTGCGGTTATTACTCTTTCACATAATTATATGCgcttatatttaaaacattGCTGAGCATCTCGAAGTATACATGCTTTCACTTTCTTTCTCATCTAATAGTTTAATTAGTTACACCGCCGCCTCGGCCCGCTCTTTCACGCTTAATAATTGGCATTTGCATCGGCGAGTTATACCTTGGAATATATTTCTAAAGGTCAGCCGGTAGCGCTGGGTGTGGTAACGGCGTTCAAGGTTTCTGACTGTTGATGCGATGCATCCTAGCTTTTGACTTGAGTTGATTTTCACACGCCATGATTGTCAATAACAGTACATGAATAACTTACTCGTGGAGCTGAAATTTTTCAACTCTACTGTTATCATTCAATGTATCGGAAGTGAAGCAATGTTTCTGGAGGATAATTATTATAAAGGAAATCATATTTTTGTCATAACTTCTGTAGATATTCAAAAATACGAATTACTGAAGCGATAAAAGAAGAACAGTGTTGTTTGTAATTTCCAGAAACCATAAATTTTCCACAGCTGATATTCAAAATTGCATTAGATCAAATGAGTTCGATTATAATACTAAAAGTAAGTTTTACCTCTACTTTTTTAATTgttaaataaaaacataatgTAGAATTTTGTGATCTCTTCTACCTGCCAGTACATTTCTGAGGAAACTGAGCAACCCAAAAGCTGTGTGGGAAAGAAGACAATGTTATTCAAGACCATTCGAAGCCACAGACAATATCCCATTATCCCATGGCTCAAACACTATAAAAGATTGCGACGTATGTACCATACCATTTGATAACAAGGGGTTTCGTTATTGCGGCAGCAAACGAAAACTATTTCAGTGTTGACCCAGTACATAAACGATGCAAACTACGTCCACGTTAAAAAAATACTATGTAAGgtccttttttcaaaaaatgatcccgACGTCTTCATCTGACTGGTGGCAGACGAATCGCTTAGTGTTTTTAAATACACTCCAAACGGCGGTAGCAAGCACCGCGAAGGACCTTTGCGTTCTTCTCTATTCTAAATTAATGTTCAAAAATTGAGTGGTTTCAAAAGCCTCTTCGTAGTTAGGATTCAGCTTCCGGTTAGGCAAATACATCCAGAATATATACTACTTTAAGGTTTTGAACTACGAGTACTAAGCCGTAACGCGGACGACACAAAATCGGATAGGTCCAACGCAAATTCGTACTATGTCTTTTTTTATGACACGACCAACATAACCTTTAAAGGTATGCAGAGAACTGAAGGGTAACTCATGTTGACCCATTTAACTATTGATtagaataatatttttaaattcaaaacgatgattttatacatgtaaagtcaaaaaacaaactttagAGCGGTGCAAAACGTTTATTttaagctgaaaaaaaaacaataatattaaCCACGTTTTTTTGTGAGCAAACATCAAAATACGTTTAAAGTAAAACTACTTTTGaacattttgttttgttgtttttaacaTTTATTCAGACATGTAAAAGTTGCATCTAGTAgcaaattttctcagctttaaaATGACAGCTATAGAATTACTCTAAGTATCATACACTCAAAGTTAGAGCCACTGTGCGGAAGAGTTTTCAAGAAACTTCAAAGTAGAACAACCTCGAGTAGATTAACATTAGAGCATATGCGTAGAAGTTTTTTTCATCGAATGTGGCCCTCTATTAGCTCCTATAATACTCTCAACATGGAACCAATCACCATGTAATTTTTAtattatctacagctttgcTGAAGATTCTTCTTCTTCGTGTACAAACAATCATCATTGCATAAGTACCTTTTTGTAGtttatacataaaaataaattatttttaagaaACAAccattcattccgcgtcgaacactcgacagaaacggacgtgcaaagt encodes:
- the LOC129720439 gene encoding tyrosine-protein kinase Abl isoform X2; amino-acid sequence: MGAQQVKERTSGCGAPTGGQLGSASTLGAGSSIRSSRNKPRVPKDSRILGSNIFTEHNEALLQSRPLPHIPPPGSLLSADVLAQNQDSSENHTGTMHSQGSSNTAQSSFENAHRWTSKENLLAPGPEEDDPQLFVALYDFKAGGENQLSLRKGEQVRILSYNKSGEWCEAHSDSGHVGWVPSNYVTPLNSLEKHSWYHGPISRNAAEYLLSSGINGSFLVRESESSPGQRSISLRYDGRVYHYRISEDSDGKVYVTAEAKFNTLAELVHHHSVLHEGHGLITPLLYPAPKQNKPTVFPLSPEPDEWEICRTDIVMKHKLGGGQYGEVYEAVWKRYGNTVAVKTLKEDTMALKDFLEEAAIMKEMKHPNLVQLIGVCTREPPFYIITEFMSHGNLLDFLRSTGRETLDAVALLYMATQIASGMSYLESRNFIHRDLAARNCLVGDNNLVKVADFGLARLMRDDTYTAHAGAKFPIKWTAPEGLAYNKFSTKSDVWAFGVLLWEIATYGMSPYPGIDLTEVFHRLESGYRMERPPGCPPEVYELMRKCWQWNALERPTFKSIHHDLEHMFQESSITEAVEKQLQGAALSIQLTPQLGKKPQMGAQQSQHTEPAVTPISDTGSSSKLSTFANKTSTTGVQMRRTTNKRGKTAPAPPKRTSLLSSSRDSTYRDEDSGKPCEGDQNTNGFSRDLANLLHRATDSENEQTEITPDTDTDSQEPIGNFQKSSSQQSSFKRVPIMGNRGLETRSSKRLPQGAPRRDQVLLGAGTPPTGMTINAAGQPVVGALEVQNVKKAINRYGTLPKGARIGAYLESLRQSESSSGQPVVTQMQSNSVPPDPPPPVTAANVISNSLQVAQRNAIKAQQQHPQQQPQMIRSNSSSGVTMANSATASLSKLQRHRTTTDGSMMTFSSFRGTVGNNSPKRSMPPTLADLEFPPPPVDLPPPPEEFEVQQQLGPPLEKLLKPSNDVSNTEPSVEEASSRFGVSLRKREPSTDSCSSLGSPADAMVHSSCNEPSTIPIPPPPSLRENKAKLATEIKEKGIVPKLNTPDSNYLPQKSAADPVLQLVSELTENTSHPKPPPPLPPPVMDVALHYKSSDVMALRKTSAKSAETNGGNTVPQPSFKAQLKKIDPKRIPTQIPKKEESTSIIDFKSRLRKVDNSNESSSVATSNGTTGTDPSVTQGCGDSGSTDNNNKLSSSNANNNNSNIINNNQSASISDLSSSDSEIKGKKNDILFLRNGTNRNGTSATEPSSINRLLLENNEINSLKLKKTSIDTPLVTSVAAPIDSNKIIELKKTEIKIELSQEDKKCVNSESGGISKGEHLSVGSGLNTGDDGDKRKSTGSISSLKKLWEAKESPIEQTSQLSPKLGVKGVANLKLNNNPDDMETSGVCTPSTTTTTNSSSSGQNDDTQQQPQLAQTKKPAVPVKPSKFSSIYATPVQTQAPLSTVTNSISTSNTTSKSNDSNSSLLSEKSTASSSSGPASSSSAVSREGILELVTLLEGSLKLPVNSISASQWLQLSERLNSLQSSCVTFAEHEMLPPHTKFHFRELVTRVENQSRSLRSAGSKNVQDNEKLVHEVGQSLKQISNALHRDIRSSQPLVLTFS